The sequence GGGCCAGGCGCAGGTCGGGCCGACCCGCAGCCGGTCGTCGACGCCGTCCGCAGGGCGGTATCACGCAAGCACGCCGTCAACGTCCACGACATGCGTTTGGTCGCGGCTGGTGTCATCCCGCGCACCACGAGCGGCAAGCTGGCGCGACGCGCGTGCCGGGCGGAGTACCTCGCCGGGACCCTCAGCACCCGCTAAGCGGCTGCGCCGGGCTTCAGGTACGTGACGAGGTTGCAGTCGAGCATCTCGTCGGCGAAGTAGTTCTGGCACCCACGCAGATAACGCATGTACCTGTCGTAGTTCTCTTCGCGTGCCACCGCAATCGCCTGATCTTTGTTGGCCTCCAGCGTGTCAGCCCACGTGCGCAGCGTCCGCACATAGTGCTTCTGCAGCGACATGCACTCTGGCACAACAAATCCGGCCTTCTCACCGTGTGCAACCATCATCTTGGCGGTCGGGACGCGGCCACCGGGGAAGATCTCGGTGACGATGAACTTGATGAAGCGCGCCACCTCGAACGTCAACTTCTTGCCGCGTGCGACATAGTCGTCGGGATGGAACGCGGTGCTGCTCTGGATGGTCATCCGGCCGTCGTCGGGCAGGATGTCGAAGCTGTTCTTGAAGAAGTCGTCGTAGCGCTCGAAACCGAAGTGCTCGAACGCTTCGATGGACACGATGCGGTCGACGGGGTCGCTGAACTGCTCCCAGCCGCGCAGCAGCACCTTGTGTGAGCGCTCGGTGTCGACGCCGGCGAGCAACTCCTCGCAGTAGGCGTGCTGGTTCTTCGACAGCGTCAGCCCGATGACGTTGACGTCGTATTTCTCCAGGGCACGCTTCATCGTGGCACCCCAGCCGCAACCGATGTCGAGCAGCGTCATGCCCGGCTTCAGGTCGAGCTTGTCGAGGTTGAGGTCCGCCTTGGCGACCTGCGCCTCCTCCAGCGTCATATCGTCGCGCTCGAAGTACGCGCAGCTGTAGGTGCGGGTCGGGTCCTGGAACAGTCCGAAGAAATCGTCGGACAGGTCGTAGTGGGCCTGAATTTCCTCGAAGTGCGGCTGCATCCGGTTTGCTTTCACGGCCATGTCCGTCAACTCGCCTCCCCAATAGTCTGCTCGACCGTACACGCCATGGTCGCCCCGGAGCCATTTCTGTTGCGGCGGTTGGGCAGATGAATATTGATGTTATTTTTCCAGTGTGAATTGATTTATGTCTACATATCCGATTCGGAAGCCGTCTGCTGTACCCCGCAGAAACTTCATGTACCGCTCATAGACTTCTTCGGACTGTATCTCGATCGCCTCGTCTTTGCGCGACTCCAGAACGTCGGCCCACATGTCCAAGGTCTTCGCGAAATCCGACTGCAGCGACTGAATGTGGGTCACCTTGAACCCGGCTTTCGTCGAATGTTCTTCGACTTTTTCAACCGATGGCAAACGTCCGCCGGGGAAGATCTCATCGATGACGAATTTGATGAAACGCGCGAACGAGAACGTGAGCGGGACGCCCTTCTCCTTCATCTCCTGCGGGGTGAGCCCGCAGATCGAGTGCACCATCATCACGCCGTCGTCGGGCATCAGGTTGTAGGCGAAGGAGAAGAAGTCGTCGTAGCGCTCGAAACCGAAGTGTTCCAGGGCCTCGATCATGACGATCCGGTCGACCGGCTGCTTGACCTCCGACCAGTCGGCCAGAATCACCTTGTAGGACCGCTGGCTGTCGGCACCTGCGAGCACGTTCTGGCAGTACTCGTACTGGTTCTTCGACAGCGTGACGCCGACGACGTTGACGTCGTATTTCTCCATCGCCCGCTTCATCATCGAGCCCCAGCCACAGCCGACGTCGAGCAGCGTCATGCCGGGCTTGAGCCCCAGCTTGCCGAGGCTCAGATCGAGTTTGGCGATCTGCGCCTCTTCCATCGTCATGTCCTCGCGAGGGAAGTACGCGCAGCTGTAGGTGACTGACGGGTCCGTGAAGAGCTGGAAGAACTCGTTGGAGAGGTCGTAGTGAGCACGGACCTCGTCGACGCTCTGGTCCTTCTTCGCCGTCGCCGCGGTCTTGTCGGCCATTTACTTCTCCAAGGTGAACTGGTTGACGTCGATGTATCCCACCCGGAAGCCGTCTGCACAGCCCGTCAGGTACCTCATGTAGCGCTCGTAGACCTCTTCGGACTGGATGGCGATGGCCTGATCCTTCTTGGCCTCGAGGTTCTGCGCCCAGATGTCCAACGTGCGCGCGTAGTGCGACTGCAGCGACTGGCGACGCGTCAGGTTGAAGCCGGCCTTGCCGCTGTGTTCTTCGACCTTCTCGATCGACGGCAGTCGGCCGCCGGGGAAGATCTCGGTGATGATGAATTTCACGAAGCGCGCGAAGTTGAAGGTCAGCGGCATTCCGCGCTCGACCATCTGCGGGCCGGTGAGCGCCGTGATGGTGTGCAGCAGCATGACGCCCTCGTCGGGCAGCGCGTCGTAGGCGAACGTGAAGAAATCGTCGTAGCGGTCGAAGCCGAAGTGCTCAAATGCGCCGATCGACACGATGCGATCAACGGGCTCGTCGAACTCCTCCCAGCCCTTGAGCATGACCCGCTTGGTGCGCGGGCTGTCGGAGGCCTCGAAGACCTTCTCGACGTGGGCGGCCTGGTTCTTCGACAGCGTCAGGCCGACGACGTTGACGTCGTAGCGCTCGATCGCCCGCATCATCGTGTAACCCCAGCCGCAGCCCACGTCGAGCAGCGTCATGCCGGGCTTCAGCCCCAGCTTGCCCAGCGCCAGGTCGACCTTGGCCTTCTGCGCTTCTTCCAGCGTCATGTCTTCGCGCTCGAAGTACGCGCAGCTGTACATCCGCGTCGGGTCAAGGAACAGCGCGAAGAAGTCGTCGGACAGGTCGTAGTGCGCCTGAACGTCCTCGAAATGCGGTTTCAGGCTTGCTTTGCCCTTGTCGGCCATGTCGATGTTGCCTCTCTCATTACTGAAGGCAGCCCCCGAAAAGACGTGGTGGAGGACCTGCCCCGGGATGCGCCATGGTCAACCCGGATGCCTCCCGCCTGGGAATGCTAGCCGATTTCGGGGGAACCACCGAATCGGCCAAATCCGCTGATCAGAAGGCTTCGGCGAAGTTCGTCTTGAGCTCCCCGACGATCTGGTCCCATAACTCTTCTGGCAGGTCGTGGCCCATCCCGTCAATCAGAACCAGCCGCGCGCCTTTGATGGCGCGGGCGATCGCGCGACCGCCGGACGGCCGCATCAGCTTGTCGGCCGTGCCGTGGATGACCACCGTCGGCGCGGTGATCTGACGGTCGTAGTGAAGCAGGCTGCCGCTGCCGAGCACGGCGGCGAAGTGCCGCGCGATACCCGCCGGGTAGTAGGCGCGGTCGTAGCCCTCGAGCGCATCGGCCTGCAGCTTGTCCTCTGGGCGCGGGTAGCCGGGGCTGCCGATGATCTTGGCGACGCGCACGGCGTTGGCGACGATCGCCTCGCGGGTGGAGTCCGCGGGTCGCTGCAGCAGGGCCCGCAACTGCTCGTATCCCGGCGGTGGAAGCAGCGCCTGGTTGTTGCTCGAGAAGATGATGCCGAGCGTGTTGGTGCGCTGCGGGAACCGCGCCGCGAAGATCTGGGCGATCATGCCGCCCATCGAGGCGCCGACGATGTGGGCGCGGTCGATGTCGAGATGGTCCAGCAGCCCGGCGGCGTCATCGGCGAGGTCCTCGAGCGTGTAGACCGCGGGGCTGGGCCTGCCGAGGTACGAGCGCACCATGCCGGGCAGCGTTCCCGAATTCGAGCGCTGGCCGGTCAGCTTGGTCGACAGGCCGACGTCACGGTTGTCATATCGGATGACGCGCAGGCCCTGGTTGACGAGCTTCTCGCAGAATTCCTCGCGCCACAACAACAATTGCGCTCCGAGGCCCATGATGAGCAACACCGGAGGATGGTTCTCATCGCCCATGTCCTCGTAGTGGATCTCAATCGGGCTGTCCGAGCCGCCGGTGCGGGCGAGTCCGGTACGGGCCTGCACTATTTCTCTCCCCCTACCCTCCGGGTGGGAGGTGCCCCCACACGCAAGCGTTCGTCGGCCACTTAGGCGTCGACTCCATCTTTTTCGGTCTCCTGGGCGGGCGCGTCCGGGTCCTTGTACTCCCGGCTGACCTCGACCATGAAGTTGGCGAAGTAACCCGTCAGCTGCGGATCGCTCATCATCTGCCAGCGTGGGGCGAGCAGCTTCATGTAGCGCTCGACGTAGAGGAACTGCTTGCCGATCAGCACCAGCTCACGGGGGAGCTTGACGTCGTAGGCGTCGGCCAGCGTGGACAGCTGCTTGCCGATCGCGGCGTAGGACATGTCGCCGAGGTTCTGCATGGTCAGCGGAGTCGAGAACTTCTCGAGGTCCCTTGCGGCCTCGGCTTCCGGCCTGACGGTGCCGACTGCGCCCATCAACACGACGATCTTGCCCGCCGCGGCGTGGTCCTTCTTGACCAGAAGTGCGTACACCAGCTCGCGCAGCAGCCAGCGGGTGCGCGGGTCGATGCGGCCCATGATGCCGAAGTCGAAGAACACGATCTTGCCGTCGTCGTCGACGTAGAGGTTGCCCGCGTGCAGGTCGCCGTGGAACAGCCCATGCCGCAGGCCACCCTCGAACAGACTGAAAAGCAGTGCCTTGACCAGCCTCTCGCCGTCGAAGCCCTTCTTGCGGATGGCGGCCACATCGTCGATGCGGGTGCCCTGGATGCGCTCCATGGTGAGCACGCGTGCGCTGGTCAGATCCCAGTACACCTGCGCGACGCGGATGTTCTCGCCCAGCGGCGAGGCGTGCATGTGCGACACCCAGGCGTCCATCGACTGCGCCTCGAGGCGGAAGTCCAGTTCCTCGGCGAGGTTGTCGGCGAAGTCGGCGACGACGTCCTGCGCCGACAGCCGCTGGCCGAGCTTGGCGAACTCCACCAGGCGCGCGCCGCGCTTGAGGATCTGCAAATCGGCGGCGACGCGACGCCGGATGCCCGGCCGCTGGATCTTGACGACGACCTCCTCGCCGCTGTGCAGCGTCGCGTAGTGCACCTGCGCGATCGACGCCGACGCGAACGGCGTCTCGTCGAAGGACTTGAACAGGCTTTCGGGTTCGTCGCCCAGGTCCTCGACGAACAGCTTGCGGATCTCGTCGATGTCGGCGGGCGGCACCCGGTCGAGCAGGCTGCGGAACTCGCGGCTCAGCTGCTCGCCGAATGCGCCGGGGCTCGACGCGATGATCTGACCGAACTTGACGTAGGTGGGCCCGAGATCGGCGAACGTCTTCGGGATCTCCTTGATGACCTTCTGCTGCAGTGAGCCGCGGCCGGCGAGCTTGCTGACGACCCGTGCGCCGGTGCGGGTTACCTGCCAACCCGTCGCTCCGATGCGGGCGGCCTCGACGGGCAACGGAACCCGGTCAAGCTTGGCCACCTCGCGGTGCTTAGTCGTAGACATAGGTGACAGTCTCTCAAAATCGTTGCTGAGCCGCGAAAAGCTGTGGATCCGGTCACATTGACCACCGGTTGTGGCGGGTCGGCGGGGAGTGAGCACAATGCGCAGAACATCGAGATCGCTGAATAGGACCGAAAGTGCGGACAACCGCGCCATCGCGGGGCCGGCTTCATAACTTCGGACGAACAACTCGTCTTTCCAGGAGCGACATGGCAATGCTGACGACCCCACCGCAACCCACCTCGATGAAACGCGTCGCAATGGCGAGCTTCGTCGGCTCTGCGATCGAGTACTACGACTTCTACATCTACGGCACCGCAGCGGCACTGGTGTTCCCCAAGGTGTTCTTCCCGCACCTCGGCACGACGATGGCGACCGTCGCCTCGATGGCGACGTTCGCGGCGGCGTTTCTGTCGCGGCCGGTTGGCGCGGCGTTCTTCGGGCATTTCGGCGACCGGCTCGGCCGCATGTCGACGCTGATCGCCACGCTGATGATCATGGGGCTGTCCACGTTGGCGGTGGGCCTTGTGCCCGGCGCCGCGACGATCGGAATGGCCGCGCCGCTGATCCTGCTGACACTGCGGCTGCTTCAGGGCTTCGCGGTCGGCGGCGAATGGGCCGGCTCAGCCCTGCTTGCCGCGGAGTACGCACCCGCGAAAGCGCGAGGGCGATACGGCATGTTCACCCAAATGGGTGTCGGCAGTGGGCTCGTCATGAGCAGCTTGTTGTTCCTCACGGTCAATCAGACGATCGGCGAGAGCAGTCGCGCGTTCGTCGAATGGGGCTGGCGGATTCCGTTCCTGTTCAGCGCCGTGCTGATCGCGATCGCGCTCTACGTTCGGCTGAACGTCGCC is a genomic window of Mycobacterium sp. ITM-2016-00318 containing:
- a CDS encoding cyclopropane mycolic acid synthase family methyltransferase; translated protein: MADKGKASLKPHFEDVQAHYDLSDDFFALFLDPTRMYSCAYFEREDMTLEEAQKAKVDLALGKLGLKPGMTLLDVGCGWGYTMMRAIERYDVNVVGLTLSKNQAAHVEKVFEASDSPRTKRVMLKGWEEFDEPVDRIVSIGAFEHFGFDRYDDFFTFAYDALPDEGVMLLHTITALTGPQMVERGMPLTFNFARFVKFIITEIFPGGRLPSIEKVEEHSGKAGFNLTRRQSLQSHYARTLDIWAQNLEAKKDQAIAIQSEEVYERYMRYLTGCADGFRVGYIDVNQFTLEK
- a CDS encoding cyclopropane mycolic acid synthase family methyltransferase — translated: MADKTAATAKKDQSVDEVRAHYDLSNEFFQLFTDPSVTYSCAYFPREDMTMEEAQIAKLDLSLGKLGLKPGMTLLDVGCGWGSMMKRAMEKYDVNVVGVTLSKNQYEYCQNVLAGADSQRSYKVILADWSEVKQPVDRIVMIEALEHFGFERYDDFFSFAYNLMPDDGVMMVHSICGLTPQEMKEKGVPLTFSFARFIKFVIDEIFPGGRLPSVEKVEEHSTKAGFKVTHIQSLQSDFAKTLDMWADVLESRKDEAIEIQSEEVYERYMKFLRGTADGFRIGYVDINQFTLEK
- a CDS encoding cyclopropane mycolic acid synthase family methyltransferase, which translates into the protein MAVKANRMQPHFEEIQAHYDLSDDFFGLFQDPTRTYSCAYFERDDMTLEEAQVAKADLNLDKLDLKPGMTLLDIGCGWGATMKRALEKYDVNVIGLTLSKNQHAYCEELLAGVDTERSHKVLLRGWEQFSDPVDRIVSIEAFEHFGFERYDDFFKNSFDILPDDGRMTIQSSTAFHPDDYVARGKKLTFEVARFIKFIVTEIFPGGRVPTAKMMVAHGEKAGFVVPECMSLQKHYVRTLRTWADTLEANKDQAIAVAREENYDRYMRYLRGCQNYFADEMLDCNLVTYLKPGAAA
- a CDS encoding AarF/ABC1/UbiB kinase family protein; the encoded protein is MSTTKHREVAKLDRVPLPVEAARIGATGWQVTRTGARVVSKLAGRGSLQQKVIKEIPKTFADLGPTYVKFGQIIASSPGAFGEQLSREFRSLLDRVPPADIDEIRKLFVEDLGDEPESLFKSFDETPFASASIAQVHYATLHSGEEVVVKIQRPGIRRRVAADLQILKRGARLVEFAKLGQRLSAQDVVADFADNLAEELDFRLEAQSMDAWVSHMHASPLGENIRVAQVYWDLTSARVLTMERIQGTRIDDVAAIRKKGFDGERLVKALLFSLFEGGLRHGLFHGDLHAGNLYVDDDGKIVFFDFGIMGRIDPRTRWLLRELVYALLVKKDHAAAGKIVVLMGAVGTVRPEAEAARDLEKFSTPLTMQNLGDMSYAAIGKQLSTLADAYDVKLPRELVLIGKQFLYVERYMKLLAPRWQMMSDPQLTGYFANFMVEVSREYKDPDAPAQETEKDGVDA
- a CDS encoding alpha/beta fold hydrolase; amino-acid sequence: MQARTGLARTGGSDSPIEIHYEDMGDENHPPVLLIMGLGAQLLLWREEFCEKLVNQGLRVIRYDNRDVGLSTKLTGQRSNSGTLPGMVRSYLGRPSPAVYTLEDLADDAAGLLDHLDIDRAHIVGASMGGMIAQIFAARFPQRTNTLGIIFSSNNQALLPPPGYEQLRALLQRPADSTREAIVANAVRVAKIIGSPGYPRPEDKLQADALEGYDRAYYPAGIARHFAAVLGSGSLLHYDRQITAPTVVIHGTADKLMRPSGGRAIARAIKGARLVLIDGMGHDLPEELWDQIVGELKTNFAEAF